A stretch of Corallococcus soli DNA encodes these proteins:
- a CDS encoding PTS system mannose/fructose/sorbose family transporter subunit IID, producing the protein MSTPVPVAPSGSAPSHPPARLGRGTVLRVFLRSLFLQASWNPKGMQNLGLAYAVYPALERLYPPGPLREAAVRRHLVFFNTHPYVAAAIVGGVVNHEQKIARGEETPDRVVSFKAALMGPLAALGDGFFWLSLKPAVGGLCAAMVPLLGVWAVALFLVLYNLVHLLLRIRLYWLGLSLGDRLVEAVARVNLPAKGARLRGVAAASAGGLAAWLAVSFGATAGGTWAVFLSVGCLAVGVLAYVAVSRRVPTYLVLYAAAGLACAAGAFL; encoded by the coding sequence ATGAGCACCCCGGTGCCCGTCGCGCCCTCGGGCAGCGCGCCCTCGCACCCGCCCGCGCGGCTGGGTCGCGGCACGGTGCTGCGCGTCTTCCTGCGCTCGCTCTTCCTCCAGGCGTCGTGGAACCCCAAGGGGATGCAGAACCTGGGGCTGGCCTACGCGGTGTACCCCGCGCTGGAGCGGCTGTACCCACCGGGCCCCCTGCGCGAGGCGGCGGTGCGCCGGCACCTGGTCTTCTTCAACACGCACCCGTACGTGGCGGCGGCCATCGTGGGCGGCGTCGTCAACCACGAGCAGAAGATTGCCCGGGGCGAGGAGACGCCGGACCGAGTGGTGAGCTTCAAGGCGGCGCTGATGGGGCCGCTGGCGGCGCTGGGGGACGGGTTCTTCTGGCTGTCGCTCAAGCCCGCGGTGGGGGGCCTGTGCGCGGCGATGGTGCCGCTGTTGGGCGTGTGGGCGGTGGCGCTCTTCCTGGTGCTCTACAACCTGGTGCACCTGCTCTTGCGCATCCGGCTGTACTGGCTGGGGCTGAGCCTGGGGGACCGGTTGGTGGAGGCGGTGGCGCGGGTGAATCTTCCCGCCAAGGGCGCGCGCCTGAGGGGCGTTGCGGCCGCCAGCGCGGGCGGGCTGGCGGCGTGGCTGGCGGTGAGCTTCGGGGCGACGGCGGGCGGCACCTGGGCGGTGTTCCTGTCGGTGGGTTGCCTGGCGGTAGGGGTGCTGGCCTACGTGGCCGTCAGCCGCCGGGTCCCCACGTACTTGGTCCTCTATGCCGCGGCGGGATTGGCCTGCGCGGCGGGGGCCTTTCTTTGA
- a CDS encoding PTS sugar transporter subunit IIC translates to MNVGWTQVALACLWGGLVAVERKAFLQAMLSRPLVAATFMGALLGDVGSGLSVGMLLELFYLGTANLGASLPENDTLAATGTAAAAATLTAATGAGSTPAIWSLAVLLFIGLGRVGRRLDRLLEGYSARLARVALSSAEAGNLTRAMRQNLWGMWPHFVGYGALTGACALAGFFLEPVLAVLPQGLVRGLAWAYPAMACVAAAIAAQSSHAKRAPLFAGLAAAGVTVAVVLSQLQERP, encoded by the coding sequence GTGAACGTCGGCTGGACCCAGGTGGCGCTCGCGTGTCTCTGGGGCGGACTGGTGGCCGTGGAGCGCAAGGCGTTCCTGCAGGCCATGCTGTCCCGGCCCCTGGTGGCCGCCACGTTCATGGGCGCGCTGCTGGGCGACGTGGGCAGCGGCCTGTCCGTGGGCATGCTCCTGGAGCTGTTCTACCTGGGCACCGCCAACCTGGGCGCCTCGCTGCCGGAGAACGACACCCTGGCGGCCACCGGCACCGCCGCCGCCGCCGCCACGCTGACGGCCGCCACCGGCGCGGGCTCCACGCCGGCCATCTGGTCGCTGGCGGTGCTGCTCTTCATCGGGCTGGGGCGGGTGGGGCGCCGGTTGGACCGGCTGCTGGAGGGCTACTCGGCGCGGCTCGCGCGCGTGGCCCTGTCGTCCGCGGAGGCCGGCAACCTCACGCGCGCCATGCGCCAGAACCTGTGGGGCATGTGGCCGCACTTCGTGGGCTACGGCGCCCTCACCGGCGCGTGCGCCCTGGCGGGCTTCTTCCTGGAGCCCGTGCTGGCGGTGCTGCCGCAGGGGCTGGTGCGGGGGCTCGCGTGGGCGTACCCGGCCATGGCCTGCGTGGCGGCCGCCATCGCGGCGCAGAGCAGCCACGCGAAGCGCGCGCCGCTGTTCGCCGGGCTGGCGGCGGCCGGTGTCACGGTGGCGGTGGTCCTCTCCCAGCTCCAGGAGCGGCCATGA
- a CDS encoding PTS sugar transporter subunit IIA: MVGLVIASHGRLADELVSTAEQIVGKLPAVATCSIEPGGPVEDLRAKMKQAVKAVDEGDGVIIMADLFGGTPCKESLMMCQRMNLEVLAGVNLPMLLKANSLRSEQMALSEMANQLASYGQRNITCASALLREAQQPRT; the protein is encoded by the coding sequence ATGGTCGGCCTCGTCATCGCATCGCATGGACGTCTGGCGGATGAGCTGGTCTCAACCGCGGAGCAGATCGTGGGCAAGCTGCCCGCGGTGGCGACTTGCAGCATCGAGCCGGGGGGCCCTGTCGAGGACCTCCGCGCCAAGATGAAGCAGGCCGTCAAGGCCGTGGACGAAGGGGACGGCGTCATCATCATGGCCGACCTGTTCGGAGGTACCCCCTGTAAGGAATCGCTGATGATGTGTCAGCGGATGAATCTGGAAGTCCTGGCCGGCGTCAATCTGCCAATGCTGCTGAAGGCCAACTCGCTCCGTTCGGAGCAGATGGCCCTTTCGGAGATGGCCAACCAGCTGGCGTCGTACGGCCAGCGCAACATCACCTGTGCATCCGCCCTGCTTCGCGAGGCCCAGCAGCCGCGAACTTGA
- a CDS encoding PTS sugar transporter subunit IIB gives MITLVRVDNRLIHGQVVEAWLPHLKVSRVVVADDEAASSPLIRAAMALAVQSAIEVQILPLAQVDFAALSKDGVRTLVLLRDVTSVPFAFQHGLVMDQLNLGNVHFGTGRRQVSPSVFLAEGELQALQQLSEQGVRVEARAVPAEKSVDLPDLTERWSKAG, from the coding sequence GTGATCACCCTGGTCCGCGTCGACAACCGCCTCATCCACGGCCAGGTCGTTGAGGCCTGGCTTCCCCACCTCAAGGTGTCCCGCGTGGTGGTGGCGGATGATGAGGCGGCCTCCAGTCCCCTCATTCGCGCCGCGATGGCGCTCGCCGTGCAAAGCGCCATCGAGGTGCAGATCCTCCCCCTGGCCCAGGTGGACTTCGCCGCCCTGTCGAAGGACGGCGTCCGCACCCTGGTGCTCCTGAGGGACGTCACCTCCGTGCCGTTCGCCTTCCAGCATGGGCTGGTGATGGACCAGCTCAACCTGGGCAACGTGCACTTCGGCACCGGCCGCCGTCAGGTGTCGCCGTCCGTCTTCCTGGCGGAAGGCGAGCTGCAGGCCCTCCAGCAGCTCTCCGAACAGGGCGTGCGCGTGGAGGCGCGCGCGGTGCCCGCGGAGAAGTCGGTGGACCTGCCCGACCTGACCGAGCGCTGGTCGAAGGCCGGGTGA